CGTCCCCGGAGTGGATGCCGGCGAGCAGCGGCTCCGCCAGGTAATCGGTCGCCTCGGCCCCGAAGCGGCGGCGGAAGAACGCCCCGATCGTCTCCTCCGCGGGTTCCGGCCGCCGATGGCTCCGATGCGGGGGCGTCAGCAGCTCCAGCCCCAGGCGCAGCCGGCCGCGGCGGGAGAGAAGCCGGTGGGCCGCGAGCGACCCGAGGCCGACAGGTATGCCGAAGACGGAGCCGCCGGGCAGCGGGTGCAGCGTTCCATCACGAACGACGTACGCCGTGCGCGGCGCGCGCGTCGGGATGAGGCGGCCGGCGAGGCCGAGCTCCTCGCAGAGGGCGATCGCCGCCGGTTTCTGCGTGACGAGCGAGTCCGGTCCCGCGTCGATGGTGAACCCGCCGGTTCGGTCGGTGCGGATCATGCCGCCGAGGCGATTGGATTTCTCGAGCAGTACGAAGGGCGTCTTCCGGCGGTGGAGCTCGTAGGCCGCCGCCAGTCCGCTGATGCCTCCGCCGACGACGGCGACGGCGACGTGGCTCATGCCCGGCTCCCGTCCGACTCGGGCGCGGCATGGGCGGCCCGCGGCCGGCGCGGCGGGCCGGCGTCAGCCGCACTCGTGGACGAAGCGGGCCAGGGTCTGCACATGCGAGACAGGCGTCTCCGGGAGGATGCCGTGACCGAGGTTGAAGATGTGGCCGGCCTGCCCGCCCACGCGCCGCAGGACGTCGTCGGCGCCGGCGAGAAGGCGGTCGACGCGCCCGAGGAGCAGCGTCGGATCCAGGTTTCCCTGCACCGCCCGTTCCGGTCCGATGCGGGCCCAGGCCTCGTCGATGGGGACGCGCCAGTCGACGCCGATGACGTCGCCGCCCGCCTCGGTCATTGCCTCCAGCAGGGTGGCGGTGCCGGTTCCGAAGTGCAGGACGGGCACGCCGGTCTCCGCCACCGCCGCCAGCACGCGCCGCGTATGGGGCAGGGCGAACTCGCGGTAGTCCGCCGGGCTGAGCGCCCCGACCCAGGAGTCGAACACCTGGATGGCCTGCGCGCCTGCCTCCACCTGGGCCACCAGGTAGTCGGCGACGGCCGCCGACAGCGTCTCGCAGAGGCGGTGCCAGGTGTCGGACTCCCCGTACATCAGCGCCTTGGTTCGCGCGTAGTGGCTCGACGGTCCACCCTCGACGGCATAGGACGCCAGGGTGAACGGCGCGCCGCCGAAACCGATGAGGGGAACGCGGTCGGCCAGCTCGGTGCGCAGCAGGCGGATGGTGGCGAGCACGTGGCCGAGCGATTCGCGCGGCTCGAACCTGCGCAACCGGGCGACGTCGTCCGCCGTGCGGACGGGCTCGTGGATGACCGGGCCTTCGCCCTTGACGAAATCGAACGGGATGCCGAGCGGCTCGAGCGGCAGGAGCAGATCCGAGAAGAGGATGGCGGCGTCGACCTCGAGGCGGTCGACCGGCTGCAGCGTCACCTGGACGGCCAGCTCCGGCTGACGGCAGATGTCGAGCAGGGAGTGCCGCTCGCGGATCGCGCGGTACTCGGGCATGTAGCGTCCCGCCTGGCGCATGAACCAGACCGGCGTGCGGTCGACGGGCTCGCGCCGGCAGGCGCGGAGAAAGCGGTCGTTCACCCGGAGATCGTACTACGAGCCGACGGGGGCGGACCGCGCCGCACGGGGGGCGGCGACCGCGCCGGGAGTCCGCGCTGCGGAAACGGGGTAGACTCCCGGGTCAGACCCGGTTTGCCGGCAATCGTAAGCGCCGCGGCGCGACCGCGCCGGTCGCGTTCGGTGGCGATTGTCGGGCCGGGATGCGCCTCGGCCCATGCCGTATCTCCGATTCTCCCGCGACGAGCGAGGCTACGAGCATACGTACGTGCTCCACGGACTGCGCAGCGGTTCCCGGCCACGGCTCCTGTACTGGTTTCGGACGCCGCCGAACGTGAACGTGGGGCGGTTGCCGCTCGACGAGGACGCGATCCGCGCGATAGAGGACTCCAACGCGGAGCTCACGTTCGACTGGGGAAAGATGCTGCGGGTGAAGCCGCCCCCGGCCGCGGTGCGGCCGGATGAGGACGGCCGCCGATCGCGCGCCCGGAGCGCGGGGCGGCGTGAACGCCGGGCGGCGCCGGAGCCGCCCGGCGCCGGCGGGGCCGCGGACGACCGGCGGCGGCGGGGAGCCGCCGGACCCGATGCGGGCCGAGCCGGCAGGCGGGACGCCCAGGGCGCGGCTGCCGGTCCCGGCGGCGAGCCGGATTCCGGCGGCGCGGCGCCCGCGCACCCGGTCGCAGCGTTGGTCGGCGACGACGGGCTGGCTCGCCTGCGGGCGCAGTACGCCGAGCTCCGGGCGCGGTTGACCGAGAGCCGGGTCGAGCCCCGGTTGCGCGAGAGGGTGTCCGCACGGGTCGAGGCGCTGAATCCGGATGGCTGGCGTCCGGGGGAAGAGGCGGTGCTCGGCATCGAGCGGTTCGAGTCCGAGGCTGCGGCCGTCAAGGCGGATCTGGGGCGCCGGCGCCGGCGGGCCCCGCGCGGGCGTCGCGGCACGGAGGAGGAGCCGCCCACGGGGCAGGACTAGCCCGGAAATCGGCGCTTTGTTATCATGCCAGACATGATGACGTGCAAAACTCGACTGCAACCCTGCCGCTGGGTTCGCACTGTCGGCCTGATCGTGGCGATCGGCGTCATGGTCGGCGCACCGTTGCGGTCCCAGGAGTCCCTGGATCCGGGTCGACAGGGCGATCCGGCAACCGTCTTCCGGTCCGGCGTCACGCTGGTGACGACCGACGTCATCGTGCGCGACGGCAGCGGCGTCTTCGTGCCGGACCTGACCGAGAGCGACTTCCGGGTCTACGAGGACGGCCAGCCGCAGGAGGTGGCCTCCCTCGTCCTCGTGCATGGCGGCCGGGTGTTCAACCAGCTCGTGCCGCCGCCGCAGGCGCAGGAGGGCATCATCCTGCCGCCCACGCGCGCGGTCAACGACACGGCGGGGCGCATATTCGTAATCCTGGTCGACGACCTGCACATCGAGACGAGCAAGACGCCGCGGGCGCGCGCCGTCTTCGAGCAGTTGTTGGACAACCTCATCCACGAGGGGGATCTGTTCGGCATCGTCTCCACCGGGCCGTCGTCGATCCGGGTCGACATGACCTACGACCGCAGCCTCATCAAGTCGTCGGCGGATCGGCTGACCGGTGACGGCTTCAACCCGACGGAGATGATCCGCTTCCTGTCTCCGGGGCCGCGCGGGCCGAGCGAGCTGTCGTGGCGCGCCCACGTGGCGTTCAAGACGATGCGCGACGTCGTCCGGAACCTCGAGCGGGTGCAGAACCGGCGCAAGGTGGTCATCTACTTCAGCAGTGGCTACGACTTCAACCCGTTCGCCCACGAGCGCATCTTCGGGCGGTCGCCGATCTACGAGGACATGCGGAACTCCGGCCGCTGGGGATCGATGTTCGGGCAGGACCAGGTGGCCGGGCTGTACGAGGGCATCGCCGATCCGATGATGGATCCGTTCGAGCGGATATCCCGGCAGGGAGAGGTCTTCAGCGACGCCGATCTCGCGATGGAGATCGCGGAGTTGACCAAGGCGGCGAACCGGGCCAACGCCTCGTTCTATACGGTGGACCCGCGCGGGCTCGTCGCCGGGCCCGACCCCGACTACAACGGGCCGCGCGAGGCGTTCAACGATTTCCTGTTCACGACGCAGAACAGCCTCCGGTCGCTGGCCGAGCTCACCGGCGGCCGGGCGATCGTCAACCGCAACGATTTCGACGATGCGTTCCGGGAAATCGACGCCGAGACGAGCGACTACTACGTCGTCGGCTTCTACTCCAGCAATCCCGATCCGACGTTCCGCACGCGGCGGCTGCGGGTCGAGGTGAACCGCGGCGCCGTCGACGTGCAGCATCGTACGCACTACACTTACGCGCGCGCCAGCGATAACGCGGGCCCGCCGCTGCCGTGACGAGCGGGGCGGGGGCGGAGGATTCCATGACGCAGGGGCTCACCCATCGCGGGTGGGCCTTTGTTCTGTAGTGGTGGACATGGCGTACAAGCGACGAGCTGAACGCGGCGCCGGTTGGTCCGGGCTCGCCCTCGCCCTGGCCGCGGTCGGCCTGTTCCTGTTGGGGATCGGTCGGGTGCCGATGGCGATCCGGGGTGCCCCGCCTCCCGCGGCGGCGGCAGCCGAGCCGGCGTCCGTCACGGACGCCGGCCCATCGCCCGGGGTGGGTGCGACGGCAACCGCGACGTCAGCCGCGGGTGCTCCCGTTGCGGCGCCGGCCGCGAGCGCCGTTGCGGCGCCGGCCGGGCGGCCCGACACGCCCCTGCTGGCGAGGTCCGCGCCGGATTCGCCGCGAATTCTGGACATCGGGGACCGCCGGCGCCCGCGGGTGCGGGTCGCCGCCGGCATCCTGTACAACCCGCGTACGGAGGAGATTCTCTGGGAGCGGCGGGGGCTGGACCAGCGGCCGATCGCCAGCATCACGAAGGTGATGACGGCACTGGTCCTGCTGGACCGGGCGCCCGATCTCGACCGGGACGTCGTGGTGTCGCGGCGCGACGTCCGCCGGGCCTCCACCACCTACCTGCGGCGCGGCGAGCGGGTCACGCTGGATACCCTCCTGCACTTGGCGCTGATCGCGTCCGACAACGTGGCCGCGCGGATCCTCGCCCGCGCGTCGGGTTGGGGCACCCGCCGCTTCGTGAAGGAGATGAACGTGAAGGCGGCGGCGCTGGGTCTGGAAGGCACGAGCTTCGTGGAGCCCTCCGGTCTGGACGAGCGCAACGTGTCGACGCCGTACGACGTCGCGCGGTTGCTCGCTGCCGCGAGCGACGTGCCGGCGATCGCGCGGATCATGCGCAAGGGGACGCATCGCGTGCGTACGGATCGCCGCAGCGTGAACATCCGCAACACGAACCGGCTGCTCCGTTCCCGGAACGCGGTCCGGGGCGGGAAGACGGGGTACATCAGCGAGGCCGGCTTCTGTCTCACTGCGCTGTTCGAGCTGCCCGACGCCGGCCCGGTCGTGCTGGTGGTGCTCGGGGCGGGGTCGAACGCCGGGCGCTTCGCCGAGGCGGGCCGTCTCATCGACTGGATGTCGACGACGGGCCGTTCGCTGCTGGAGCCGGAACTGCAGACGAACTAGCGCGACACGTACTCATGCGAGAAGTGACCATCATAGGTTCGGGGCCGGCGGGGTTGACGGCCGCCCTCTACGCCGCGCGGGCCAACCTGAATCCGCTGCTCATCGAGGGGCTGGAGTCTGGCGGCCAGTTGATGCTGACCACCGACGTGGAGAACTACCCCGGATTCCGCGACGGCATCCTGGGGCCGGCCCTGATAGCCGAGATGCGTGCCCAGGCGGAGCGGTTCGGCACCGAGATCGTGCAGGGCGACGTCTCGGCGCTCGACCTGCAGGGGCCGCCGATCCGCATCACCACGAGCGGCGGCGTTCACGAGACGCGTGCGTTGATTCTGGCGACGGGGGCGTCGGCGCGTCTGCTCGGACTCGATTCCGAACGGGCGCTGATGGGGCACGGCGTGTCGACCTGCGCCACCTGCGACGGCTACTTCTTCCGCGACAAGCCGATCGTCGTGGTGGGCGGCGGCGACTCGGCGATGGAGGAAGCCACCTTTCTGACGAAGTTCGCATCGCACGTGACCCTGGTGCACCGCCGGGACGCGTTCCGGGCGTCCAAGATCATGCAGGACAAGGCGCGGGCCAACGCGAAGATCTCGTTCGAGCTCGACACGGTGCTCGACGAGGTGAAAGGCGTGGCCGAGGGCGTCGTCACCGGCGTCGTCCTGCGCAATGTCAGGACGGGCGCGATCAAGGAGCTCGCCGTCGACGGCGTCTTCATCGCCATCGGCCATACGCCGAACACGAAGCTGGTCGAAGGGCAGGTGGATCTGGACCAGAACGGGTACATCGTGCCGGTGCGCGGCACCGCCACCAACGTCCCCGGGGTGTTCGCCTGCGGCGACGTGCAGGACCACGTCTACCGGCAGGCCATCACCGCGGCCGGTTCGGGTTGCATGGCCGCCATCGACGCCGAACGGTATCTGGAGAGTCTGCCCGCGCAGGATCCGCAGGCCGTGGAGACTGCATCCGCGGGAGGATAGCTCCGCGCTGTTCTCGGCCCGGTGTGGTCAGTCGATCCAACCGCCGCCGAGCACGATGTCGCCGTCGTACAGCACGACGGCCTGGCCGGGGGCTATCGCCGGCTGCGGGTGGTCGAAATCGAGGCGCAGGGCGGCGCCGTCGAGCGGCCAGACGCGGGCCGGCGCCGGCGGATGATGGTGACGGATCTGTGCCGTGACCGGGCATCCCTGCCGTGGCGTTCCCTCGATCCAGTTCACGCCGCCGGCGGTCAGCGTGATCCGTTCCAGATCGGCGCGGGGGCCGACGGTGACGGTGTCCGACGCCGCATCGATGGCCGTGACGTACAGGGGCACGGCGCCGGAGACGCCGAGCCCCTTGCGCTGGCCGACGGTGAACCGGTGCACGCCTCGATGCCGTCCCAGGAGCCGTCCCGCCGCATCGACGACCGCGCCCTCGCGTGCACCCTCGGGGAGTCGCCGTTCCACGAACGCCGCATAGTCGCCGTCGGGCACGAAGCAGATCTCGTGGCTGTCCGGCTTGTCGGCTACGAGCAGGCCATGGTCGCGAGCGTAGTCCCGGACCTCCGCCTTCAGCATGTCGCCGAGCGGGAAGCTGGCGCGAGCGAGCTGTGATTGCGTGAGGGAGAAGAGGAAGTAGCACTGATCCTTGGCGTCGTGGGGGGGGGGGGCGGCGCCCCACCCCCCCCCCCCACAAAAAAAAAAAAAAAAAAGAAGGCGACCGACCAAATGAAGAGGTGGGTGGAAGCTGTGGGAGTAATANNNNNNNNNNCCCGCGGGGCGCCGGGGGGGGCTCCGTGGGGGTTGGGGGGGGGGTCACCGCGCCCCCCCCCCCCCCCCTGGGGGGGGGCGCGGGGGGGGGGGCCCCGCGGCCCGGCGCCGCCGGCCGCCGGCACGGTCTCCACCCGGGCATAGTGGCCGGTGGCCACCTGCTCGGCGTCGAACCCCACCGCGCGGTCGAGCAGGCTCGCGAACTTCAGGTCGCTGTTGCAGCGCACGCAGGGGATGGGCGTGCGCGCCGCCGCGTACTCCTGCACGAACGGGGAGATCACCCGCTCGTCGAACTGGCGCTCGAAGTTGACGATGTAGTGCGGGATGCCGATGCGCCGCGCAACCCGGCGCGCGTCATGGAGGTCGTCGAGGGTGCAGCAGGAGCCGAACGACTGCGTGCCGCCTCGCTGATCGTAGAGTTGCATCGACAGGCCCACCACGTCGTGGCCGTCGGCGGCCAGCAGCGCGGCCGCCACGGACGAGTCGACGCCACCCGACATCGCGGCAACTATTCGCATCGGTTCGTTTCCAGTGTACAGATTCGGGTCCGGCCGGACGGGCCGAGCCGCGGCGTTCAGGCCGGGGCGTGCGCCGCGCCGGCTCGCGACAGCGCACGGAGCCTGGCGACGAGCGGGGGGAGGACGCCGACGAGCCGGTCGATTTCGTCGTCCGTGTTTCCGAGGCCCAGGCTGAAGCGAATGGAGCTCTGCGCGCGCCGCGGCGTGAGCCCCATCGCCCGGAGCACGTGCGACGGCTCGAGCGTCCCCGACGAGCAGGCGGAGCCGGTCGAGACGGCGATGCCCTCCAGGTCGAGCGCGATCAGCAGCGCCTCGGCCTCTACGCCGTGGAAGCTGATGTTCGTGGTGTTCGGGACGCGTTCGCCGCCGCCGTTCACGGCCGTGTCCGGAACGCGGTCGAGCAGCGAGGATTCCAGGCGGTCGCGCAGGGTGCGCAGCCGGGCCGCTTCGCGCGACAGCTTGGCGGCGGCCAGCCGCGCCGCCACGCCGAGCCCGACAATGGCCGGTACGTTCTCGGTCCCGGCCCGGCGGTTGCGTTCCTGTCGTCCGCCGGTCGTGGGGGCCACGAGTCGCATCCCGCGCCGAATCCAGAGCGCACCGACACCCTTCGGGCCGTTGAACTTGTGCGCGGAGATCGACAGCAGGTCGACACCGAGGGCGCCCACGTCGAGGGGCAGCTTGCCGGCCGTCTGCACGGCGTCGGTGTGGAACACGGCGCCGCGGCGGTGCGCGATCCCGGCCAGCTCGGCGATCGGCTGCAACGTGCCGATCTCGTTGTTCGCGTGCATGACGGAGACGAGCGCGGTGTCGTCGGTGAGGGCCGCTTCGAGCGCCGCCGGCTCGACGACGCCGGCGTCGCCGACCGGCAGCAGCGTCGAGGTCCAGCCGCGCTTCGACAGCGCCTTCAGCGTGTTGAGGACCGCCTCGTGCTCGATGGCGGAAGCTATGAGGTGGCGGCGTCCGGCCGCCGGCGACGCTTCCGCCACCCCGCGGATCGCCAGGTTGTCGGCTTCGGTGCCGCTGCCGGTGAAGATGACGTCGTTGGGCCGCGCGCCGAGGAGCGCCGCCACCGCCGAGCGTGCGTCGTCGAGGGCCGCCTTGGCCGCCTGACCGAACGCGTGGATGCTCGACGCGTTGCCGAAGCAGCCCCGGACCGCCTGGTGCATGGCGTCGGCGACCTCGGCGGCTACCGGCGTGGTGGCGTTGTGATCCAGATATGCGCGCACTTGGAGCGATCCTAGCACCCGAAGCACCGCGCGGGCTCCTGGACACGGTCTGGACGCCATTCTGTATACTGATTGGGAATTTCAAGATCTCCGATTCGCCACGCGGTGGTGGCCCAGCGACCAGAGGAAGCTTCATGTGGAAACGCGACGATGTACGCCCGCCGGACGACGGCAATGACGTAGAAGAACATCCCTTGGCCGGCATCGCGAGCACGGGCGCCTCGAGGCGTGCGCCCGTCGCCGAACGGCCGGCATCGCGGGACGTGGTCAACATCGGCAAGTCCGTGATCATCAAGGGCGAGTTGAGCGGCAGCGAGAATCTGACGATCGAGGGGCAGTTCGAAGGCAAGATCGAGTTGCGGGACAACGCTTTGACCGTGGGTCCCAACGGCAAGATCAAGGCCGAGATGCTGTTCGCCAAGTCGGTCGACATACTCGGTCGGGTGACCGGCAAGATCATGGCGGTCGACGTGGTGAGCATTCGCGAGAACGGTGCGGTCGACGGAGACATCACCGCGCCGCGCATCGCCATCGCCGACGGCGCCCATTTTCGCGGCAGCGTGGACATGCGCCGGGACAGCGTGAAAGCGGAACCGCGGGAGTCGGTCGTCGGCAAGGCGCCCGCCGCGCCCAAGGGACAGGTCGCCCCCGTTCAGGCGCAGCCGCAGCCGGGCCAGGCGCCGCCGCCCAGGGTGGGCCGCGCGGCCGGCGGGCGGCAGGCCCGCTAGGAGTCTGCGCCGCAGACGGGGGATGTGCGCCCGCGATCGATGACAGGTCGTGTCACGCTCGGATCCGGTTCCTTCGGCGGAGGCCGGCCCGCGCCCGATGCAGGCGCCGCGCTTTCCGAGCCCGATCGGTTGGTCTCGACGCGCGCGGTCGGCGTCCTGATCGATGCGCTCCGCAGCCGGGAATCCCCGATGCTGCTCGATCTCGGTCGCGTCGTCGGCGACAACGTCGCCTTCTTCACATCCAGGTTCGCCTGCCGGCTGGTCGTGGCCGACCTGTTTGCGGATCTGGACGAGCGGTCGTCCGCGGGTGAACGGAACGAGGATCAGACCGGAGCGTGGGTCGCGGAAACGATCCGAGCGGAGCCCGAGTCCGTCGACGCGATTCTGTGCTGGGATACTCTCGAGCACCTGACGGCCGTCGAGGGGCAGATCCTGGCCGAGAGGCTCACTCGCGTGCTGAGGCCGGAGGGCATTCTGCTGCTGAGCTTCAGCGGCGAGTGGAACGCCCAGCCGGGCTACGCCACCTACGGCATCGTCGACCGGTCGACGTTGCGGCGGCAGTTCTACGCCGGCGCGTCGCGGCAGATGCGCGTGCTGACGAGTCGTGAGGTGACGGAGACGTTTCGGAATCTCTCGATCGTCGATGCTTGCCTGTTTGCGACGCGGGCGCAGGAGATGGTGTTTCGAAAGCCGTCGCACTCGACGGCGACCGGCAAGGGCGTCGCGTCGCGCCCGCGCCTCGAAGTGTAAGTTTTGACAGGATGGCCCGACCGATTGTCGCCCTGCTGACCGATTTCGGCACCACAGACCATTACGTCGGTGCGATGAAGGGGGTCGTTCTGGGGATCTGTCCCGAGGCGGCCGTCGTCGACATCTCGCACGATGTGCCGGCCCATGACGTGCTGACGGCCGGCCTCGAGCTGGCGGCGGCCTACCGCTACTTTCCCGCCGGCACGGTGTTTCTCGTGGTCGTCGATCCGGGGGTCGGCTCGAGTCGCCGCGGGTTGGCCGCCGAGGCGGGAGACTATCGCTTCGTGGCGCCCGACAACGGTGTCCTGACGGCCGTGTTCCAGGAGACGCCGCCGAAACGGGTGGTCGAGCTTACCGAGCGCAGGTATGCCCGGCCGACGGTGAGCCGGACGTTCGAGGGGCGAGACCGCTTTGCGCCCGGAGCGGCGTGGCTCGCCAAGGGCGTTCAGTTGCCGGCGCTCGGCCGGCCGCTCACCGACTACTCCAGCATCGGGATTCCGACGCCGGAGACGGGCGAAGGGCGAATCGCCGGCGAGGTGTTGCGGGTCGACGCCTTCGGCAATCTCATCACCAACATAGGCCGGCGGGCGTTCGACGTTCTCTGTCGGGGCGGCGCCATCCGCATCGAGGTGGGCGGCGAGGACATCGGCCGTCTGGTCGAGACCTACGCGGACATCGGTCCCGACGAGGTGTGTGCGCTCTTCGGAAGCACGGATTGCCTCGAATTCGCGGCGAACTCGGCCAGCGCCGCCGCGCGCCTGTCGGTCGAACGCGGGGCGCGGGTCATCGTCAGTCGTCCGTGACGGCGCCGTACGAGTCCGGGCGGCGGGCTGCGACCAGGGAATCGCAGGGGACGGGCATGAAGAGGGAAAAGGACGCAGATGTTCGATCTTGAGTTGACCGAGGAACAGCGGCTGCTGGAGCAGTCCGTGCGCGAATGGGCCGGCCGCGAGGTGGCTCCCCGGATCCGCGAGCTGGATCGCCAGCATCGATTCGATCCCGCCATCCTCACGCAGATGGCGGACCTGGGGCTGCTGGGCATGTGCGTGCCGCGGGAGTACGGCGGCGCCGGAATGGACTACCTCAGCCATGGTCTGGCGTGCGAGGAGACCGAGTACGTCGATACGTCGTTGCGCGTGATCCTGTCCGTGCACCTCGCCCTGAACTCGCTGACCGTGTTGACCTGGGGCACCGAGGATCAGAAACGGCGCTACCTTCTTCCGCAGGCCCAGGGGCGGAAGATCGCCAGCTACGGGCTCACCGAGCCGGGAGCGGGCAGCGACGTCCGCGGGATGCAGTCGGTGGCCGTCAAGCGCGGTGACCGGTACGTGCTCACGGGCGAGAAGATGTGGATCTCGCTGGCCGACGTGGCGGATCACTTCCTGGTGTTCGCCTACAGCGACCTGGAGAAGAAACAGAAGCGCGACGTCTCCGGCATCAGCGCGTTTCTCGTGGAGCGGAGCTTTCCGGGCTTCTCCAGCGGCACGCTGACCGAGAAGTGGGGGATTCTCGCGGGCAACACGGGCTACTTCAAGATGGACGAGGTGGAGGTGCCCGAGGAGAACCTGCTCGGCCGCGAGGGCGAGGGCTTCAAGATCGCCATGTTCGCGCTCGACCAGGGACGCCTGAGCGTGTCGGCGGGCGCGACGGGCCTGATCCGGGCGTGCCGGGACGCGAGCGTGGCGTACGCCCGGGATCGGAAGACGTTCGGCGTGCCGATCGGCCAGCACCAGCTCGTCAAGGAGATGATCGCGCAGATGGAGTCGGACTACCAGGCGGCGCGGCTGCTCTGGATGCGCTCGGCCTGGCTGAAGAACGAGGGGCGGCGCAGCACGCGGGAGACCGGCCTCGCCAAGTGGTTCGCGACGGTGGCTTCCGAGCGGGCGGCGGGCGACGCCGTGCAGATTCACGGCGCGAACGGCTACTCGGACGAGTACCCGGTCGGCCGCTTCTACCGCAACTGCAAGGGCGCCGTGATCTACGAGGGGACGCGCGAGATTCACAAGATCATGCAGGCGGACTACGCGCTTGGATACCGGGTGGACAAGCCGACGCGGTGCCGGTTGCCGGCCTACCGGGAGGCGGTGCAGGCGTGACCACGACGAGCGAGGATCTGACGTCCGGGTTTCTCGACGTTGTCGAGCAGGCGGCGATTGCCTGCGCGCACACGATGGGACGCGGCGATCGCCATCTTTCCGACCGGGTCGCGGTCGAGGCGATGCGCGCCCGTCTCGATCGCGTCCCCATCGATGGCCGCGTGGTGATTGGAGAAGGGGAGCGCGACAAGGCCCCGATGCTCTACATCGGCGAGCGCGTCGGGCAGGGGGCGAACGGAGAGGAGGGGCTGCCCGAGATCGACATCGCCGTCGATCCTCTGGAAGGCACGAACCTGTGCGCCACCGGCGCCCCGCGGGCGATCGCCGTGCTGGCGGCATCTGAACGGGGCGGGCTGCTGCACGCGCCGGACATCTACATGCAGAAGCTGGTGGTCGGCGCGCAGTCGAAGAACTCGGTGAATCTCGACGCGCCGGTGGGCCACAACCTGAAGCAGATCGCCCGGTGCCTCGACCGCGACGTGGAGGACCTGGTCGTCGTCGTGCTCGATCGCAAGCGGCACGAGCCGCTGATAGCGGAGATTCGGGAGGCCGGGGCGCGGATTCGACTGGTCGGCGACGGCGATCTGACCGCCGCCATCGGGGCCGCGGTGGTCGGCAGCGGCGTGCACGCGGTCATGGGCAGCGGCGGCGCTCCCGAGGGGGTCCTGGCCGCGGCCGCGATGCGCTGTCTCGGCGGCGAGATCTTCGCGCGCCTGATCATCGATTCGCCGGAGAAGGAAGCCCGCGCCAAGTCGATGGGCATTGCCGAGCCGCGCCG
This DNA window, taken from Acidobacteriota bacterium, encodes the following:
- a CDS encoding D-alanyl-D-alanine carboxypeptidase, encoding MAYKRRAERGAGWSGLALALAAVGLFLLGIGRVPMAIRGAPPPAAAAAEPASVTDAGPSPGVGATATATSAAGAPVAAPAASAVAAPAGRPDTPLLARSAPDSPRILDIGDRRRPRVRVAAGILYNPRTEEILWERRGLDQRPIASITKVMTALVLLDRAPDLDRDVVVSRRDVRRASTTYLRRGERVTLDTLLHLALIASDNVAARILARASGWGTRRFVKEMNVKAAALGLEGTSFVEPSGLDERNVSTPYDVARLLAAASDVPAIARIMRKGTHRVRTDRRSVNIRNTNRLLRSRNAVRGGKTGYISEAGFCLTALFELPDAGPVVLVVLGAGSNAGRFAEAGRLIDWMSTTGRSLLEPELQTN
- a CDS encoding cysteine desulfurase — protein: MASRPCPGARAVLRVLGSLQVRAYLDHNATTPVAAEVADAMHQAVRGCFGNASSIHAFGQAAKAALDDARSAVAALLGARPNDVIFTGSGTEADNLAIRGVAEASPAAGRRHLIASAIEHEAVLNTLKALSKRGWTSTLLPVGDAGVVEPAALEAALTDDTALVSVMHANNEIGTLQPIAELAGIAHRRGAVFHTDAVQTAGKLPLDVGALGVDLLSISAHKFNGPKGVGALWIRRGMRLVAPTTGGRQERNRRAGTENVPAIVGLGVAARLAAAKLSREAARLRTLRDRLESSLLDRVPDTAVNGGGERVPNTTNISFHGVEAEALLIALDLEGIAVSTGSACSSGTLEPSHVLRAMGLTPRRAQSSIRFSLGLGNTDDEIDRLVGVLPPLVARLRALSRAGAAHAPA
- a CDS encoding VWA domain-containing protein; this translates as MPDMMTCKTRLQPCRWVRTVGLIVAIGVMVGAPLRSQESLDPGRQGDPATVFRSGVTLVTTDVIVRDGSGVFVPDLTESDFRVYEDGQPQEVASLVLVHGGRVFNQLVPPPQAQEGIILPPTRAVNDTAGRIFVILVDDLHIETSKTPRARAVFEQLLDNLIHEGDLFGIVSTGPSSIRVDMTYDRSLIKSSADRLTGDGFNPTEMIRFLSPGPRGPSELSWRAHVAFKTMRDVVRNLERVQNRRKVVIYFSSGYDFNPFAHERIFGRSPIYEDMRNSGRWGSMFGQDQVAGLYEGIADPMMDPFERISRQGEVFSDADLAMEIAELTKAANRANASFYTVDPRGLVAGPDPDYNGPREAFNDFLFTTQNSLRSLAELTGGRAIVNRNDFDDAFREIDAETSDYYVVGFYSSNPDPTFRTRRLRVEVNRGAVDVQHRTHYTYARASDNAGPPLP
- a CDS encoding SAM-dependent chlorinase/fluorinase, producing MARPIVALLTDFGTTDHYVGAMKGVVLGICPEAAVVDISHDVPAHDVLTAGLELAAAYRYFPAGTVFLVVVDPGVGSSRRGLAAEAGDYRFVAPDNGVLTAVFQETPPKRVVELTERRYARPTVSRTFEGRDRFAPGAAWLAKGVQLPALGRPLTDYSSIGIPTPETGEGRIAGEVLRVDAFGNLITNIGRRAFDVLCRGGAIRIEVGGEDIGRLVETYADIGPDEVCALFGSTDCLEFAANSASAAARLSVERGARVIVSRP
- the trxB gene encoding thioredoxin-disulfide reductase, translated to MREVTIIGSGPAGLTAALYAARANLNPLLIEGLESGGQLMLTTDVENYPGFRDGILGPALIAEMRAQAERFGTEIVQGDVSALDLQGPPIRITTSGGVHETRALILATGASARLLGLDSERALMGHGVSTCATCDGYFFRDKPIVVVGGGDSAMEEATFLTKFASHVTLVHRRDAFRASKIMQDKARANAKISFELDTVLDEVKGVAEGVVTGVVLRNVRTGAIKELAVDGVFIAIGHTPNTKLVEGQVDLDQNGYIVPVRGTATNVPGVFACGDVQDHVYRQAITAAGSGCMAAIDAERYLESLPAQDPQAVETASAGG
- the hemE gene encoding uroporphyrinogen decarboxylase, which encodes MNDRFLRACRREPVDRTPVWFMRQAGRYMPEYRAIRERHSLLDICRQPELAVQVTLQPVDRLEVDAAILFSDLLLPLEPLGIPFDFVKGEGPVIHEPVRTADDVARLRRFEPRESLGHVLATIRLLRTELADRVPLIGFGGAPFTLASYAVEGGPSSHYARTKALMYGESDTWHRLCETLSAAVADYLVAQVEAGAQAIQVFDSWVGALSPADYREFALPHTRRVLAAVAETGVPVLHFGTGTATLLEAMTEAGGDVIGVDWRVPIDEAWARIGPERAVQGNLDPTLLLGRVDRLLAGADDVLRRVGGQAGHIFNLGHGILPETPVSHVQTLARFVHECG
- a CDS encoding methyltransferase domain-containing protein — protein: MTGRVTLGSGSFGGGRPAPDAGAALSEPDRLVSTRAVGVLIDALRSRESPMLLDLGRVVGDNVAFFTSRFACRLVVADLFADLDERSSAGERNEDQTGAWVAETIRAEPESVDAILCWDTLEHLTAVEGQILAERLTRVLRPEGILLLSFSGEWNAQPGYATYGIVDRSTLRRQFYAGASRQMRVLTSREVTETFRNLSIVDACLFATRAQEMVFRKPSHSTATGKGVASRPRLEV
- a CDS encoding polymer-forming cytoskeletal protein translates to MRALGAILAPEAPRGLLDTVWTPFCILIGNFKISDSPRGGGPATRGSFMWKRDDVRPPDDGNDVEEHPLAGIASTGASRRAPVAERPASRDVVNIGKSVIIKGELSGSENLTIEGQFEGKIELRDNALTVGPNGKIKAEMLFAKSVDILGRVTGKIMAVDVVSIRENGAVDGDITAPRIAIADGAHFRGSVDMRRDSVKAEPRESVVGKAPAAPKGQVAPVQAQPQPGQAPPPRVGRAAGGRQAR